A stretch of Imperialibacter roseus DNA encodes these proteins:
- a CDS encoding glycosyl hydrolase, protein MKNVVHIITASLLVGLLGLFACETPNTDDGLTELRVGFQNPPVKARAKVYWWWLNGYVDSVRLKTELRAIKDAGLGGVDIFEIGLRRASDEKGIIPAGPPFMGEESLHLIKMALDEAKKLDLEVGLGVASSWNAGGTWVEPKHASKTLYASKTLLKGGKEVKMKLPFPEITPDRNGKPRKIDYLPGGRPVYSEEIAVVAIPKGAKNLGDTSRIFDLSAQFDAATELLSWDAPEGEWDIYRYICSNSGERLIVPSPNSDGPIIDHFDSAATRMHMMYFINKLKPLVGDFKQSALRNLYLASYEAKEFAWTPTLPQMFKKLHGYEINKFIPAIYDEQLYEEKVNDGFQFDFRKTFSELMIQNHYAKSKEICNAHGLEIISESGGPGHMHHIPVETLKALGALDVPRGEFWYNREYYKEDSVVDYIWLVKEIAAASHIYQRNIVEEEAFTSYWDWQESPKDLKVIADRAFCEGMNRLVIHGFTHNPSEFGFPGIVYLASTHYNDKRVWWPMAKAFNDYLARNSYILQQAKFVADVLYYYGDDVPNLVPPKNTRFTAGPGYDYEVINTDKLSELVVENGEVVLPGVGRYKVLALGNNTEMSPAALAKMRDLAASGAVIVGGKPTQANGLARQPEATQEIVSGSDELWASGKVRSNQTPEDALRGLGVVPDFAYPGQASGKLDFIHYAKGDADFYLIRNTTDSWVSEKLSFRQQNRAPELWDPKTGEMMSIPVFEASGNVTLLPLSIPPYGSYFVVFTNQPAKSKGSIENTDIVYTPHGFYSRSAGGPTKSTTIEGEWNVSFNEAWGAPGTAVFPQLTSWTQSEADGIRYYSGIGTYDKTFEFAGSGGEANRVYLDLGDLAEMAEVTLNSKPVGIVWTKPYRLDVTDMIKEGANTLSVRVANTWSNRLTGDAITGEQFTNTNITNANKNLTPWKDVPLKKSGLLGPVQVVTISLSK, encoded by the coding sequence ATGAAAAATGTAGTACATATTATCACGGCCTCGCTACTTGTAGGGTTGCTGGGGCTCTTTGCGTGTGAAACGCCAAACACTGATGACGGACTCACGGAATTAAGAGTGGGTTTTCAGAATCCGCCAGTCAAAGCCAGGGCCAAAGTGTACTGGTGGTGGCTCAATGGCTATGTTGACTCGGTAAGGCTAAAGACCGAACTGAGAGCCATCAAAGACGCTGGCCTTGGTGGTGTGGATATTTTTGAGATTGGTTTGCGGCGTGCCAGCGACGAGAAAGGGATCATACCTGCCGGGCCTCCGTTTATGGGAGAAGAATCACTTCACTTGATAAAAATGGCGCTGGATGAAGCGAAGAAGCTTGATCTGGAAGTCGGGCTGGGTGTAGCCAGTAGCTGGAATGCGGGTGGCACCTGGGTGGAACCAAAACATGCTTCGAAAACACTTTATGCATCCAAAACATTATTGAAGGGTGGAAAAGAAGTGAAAATGAAACTTCCCTTCCCGGAAATAACCCCTGATAGAAACGGGAAGCCCAGGAAGATTGACTACCTGCCGGGCGGAAGACCAGTGTACAGTGAGGAAATCGCAGTGGTAGCTATCCCAAAAGGGGCAAAAAACCTCGGTGACACCTCTCGCATTTTTGATTTATCAGCCCAGTTTGATGCTGCCACGGAACTCCTTTCGTGGGATGCCCCTGAGGGAGAGTGGGATATCTACCGATACATCTGTTCCAATTCAGGCGAACGGTTGATTGTGCCGTCTCCCAATTCTGATGGTCCCATTATCGACCATTTCGACTCAGCCGCCACCCGCATGCACATGATGTACTTCATCAATAAACTCAAACCACTGGTCGGTGACTTTAAGCAAAGTGCACTCAGGAACCTCTACCTGGCCAGCTACGAAGCGAAGGAGTTTGCCTGGACGCCAACTTTGCCACAGATGTTCAAGAAACTTCACGGGTATGAGATCAATAAGTTTATTCCTGCTATTTACGACGAGCAGCTATACGAGGAGAAGGTAAATGATGGCTTTCAATTCGACTTTAGAAAGACATTTTCGGAGCTAATGATTCAAAATCATTACGCCAAATCAAAGGAGATTTGTAATGCCCACGGACTTGAGATCATATCAGAGTCGGGTGGTCCTGGTCACATGCACCACATTCCGGTGGAAACACTGAAGGCGCTGGGGGCATTGGACGTGCCCCGTGGCGAGTTCTGGTACAATCGGGAGTATTACAAAGAAGACAGCGTGGTAGATTATATCTGGCTGGTCAAAGAAATTGCGGCTGCCTCTCACATCTATCAGCGAAATATTGTCGAAGAAGAAGCTTTTACCAGCTATTGGGACTGGCAGGAGAGCCCGAAGGACTTGAAAGTTATAGCGGATCGGGCGTTTTGTGAAGGCATGAACCGACTGGTGATCCATGGGTTTACGCACAATCCATCTGAGTTTGGTTTTCCCGGCATTGTTTACCTGGCGAGCACTCACTATAACGATAAACGGGTTTGGTGGCCTATGGCCAAAGCTTTTAATGATTACCTGGCCCGCAACTCTTACATACTTCAGCAAGCCAAATTTGTAGCCGATGTTTTGTACTACTACGGCGACGATGTGCCCAACCTGGTGCCACCCAAGAACACAAGATTCACGGCTGGCCCTGGTTACGACTACGAAGTAATCAATACTGATAAACTAAGCGAGTTGGTTGTTGAAAACGGTGAAGTTGTACTGCCGGGCGTTGGCAGGTACAAGGTACTGGCGCTTGGGAACAATACGGAAATGAGCCCTGCTGCGCTAGCCAAAATGAGAGATTTGGCTGCTTCGGGAGCCGTGATCGTGGGAGGAAAGCCCACTCAGGCAAATGGATTGGCTCGTCAGCCTGAGGCAACTCAGGAAATAGTGAGTGGATCGGACGAATTGTGGGCGAGCGGTAAGGTGAGGTCAAACCAAACCCCGGAGGACGCCCTCAGGGGATTAGGGGTCGTGCCGGACTTTGCCTATCCAGGCCAGGCTAGCGGTAAGCTGGATTTTATCCACTATGCCAAAGGCGACGCTGATTTCTACCTCATCAGAAACACTACCGATAGCTGGGTGTCTGAAAAACTATCCTTTCGCCAACAAAACAGGGCACCAGAGTTATGGGATCCTAAAACCGGAGAAATGATGTCTATTCCGGTGTTCGAGGCGAGCGGCAACGTAACACTGTTGCCATTATCGATCCCACCTTACGGGAGCTACTTTGTGGTGTTCACTAATCAGCCAGCGAAATCTAAAGGGAGCATCGAAAATACCGATATTGTGTACACGCCGCATGGTTTCTACTCAAGGTCGGCAGGTGGCCCGACAAAGTCGACAACCATCGAAGGAGAATGGAACGTTTCATTCAACGAGGCATGGGGAGCGCCTGGCACAGCTGTTTTCCCCCAACTTACTTCTTGGACGCAATCAGAGGCCGATGGCATCAGGTACTACTCCGGAATCGGCACGTATGATAAGACATTCGAGTTTGCAGGCTCAGGTGGTGAGGCGAACCGAGTGTACCTTGACCTGGGTGACCTTGCTGAAATGGCGGAGGTAACGTTAAATAGTAAGCCAGTAGGAATTGTGTGGACGAAGCCTTATCGGCTTGATGTTACTGACATGATCAAAGAGGGGGCAAATACGCTAAGTGTACGGGTGGCAAATACCTGGTCGAACCGATTGACAGGTGATGCCATCACTGGGGAACAGTTCACGAATACCAACATTACCAATGCCAATAAGAACCTGACTCCGTGGAAGGATGTGCCGCTGAAAAAGTCCGGTTTACTCGGCCCTGTTCAGGTAGTTACCATCAGTCTTTCAAAATGA
- a CDS encoding sialate O-acetylesterase, which translates to MNERHRHRIIVAVCLAACMVFAGQAMAQLSCAQLFSDNMVLQRGIEMTVWGTSAAGEKISVKLDGLMSSAFADEKGKWEVKLPAHEAGGPYQLEVEGVDEKLAFTNVLVGDVWFASGQSNMEHPVAGWEWIPHSAVNNYEEELTDTNYPTVRLFKVPKMPSPVELSDFEESAWQEASPGSVAGFSSTAWFFAKELSGELSVPIGVIDGSWGGTPIKSWMSRESASQFKQDLEIPPAPDDFNERAWRQAELISLDNTLARRLAISFPNEDDLSKTATEYNDTNWGVTNPLEEGTYYENVVWLRKEVQVPEKFTKGAFRLSLGFLNRESWIYLNGQELGFFLYSQPVEMGIPPGLIKPGKNVVTIRMAQPFGTTKFMGDADAYFLSTAKDKLSIPLAEDWRFKNEKLRDFGYITSHHNQTTYLYNGMVAPAIHYGIKGFIWYQGESDAGHAELYGEMFPSLITDWRKKWGLGELPFLFVQITTTEQTHEFSKPNSSWSYLRQVQKETLALPNTGMVVSIDLGDPYDVHPKTKREFGRRLALQALDVAYDKALVANGPSYESYSLDGNTVVVHFGEAIELKKNKVGLGASFEIAGEDGKFVSATGKVKGSDLHISSSEVSQPKAIRFDWSNDPEYYIINKAGLAASPFVLELNK; encoded by the coding sequence ATGAATGAACGCCATCGCCATAGGATCATAGTAGCGGTTTGCCTTGCTGCTTGCATGGTTTTCGCAGGCCAGGCAATGGCTCAGCTGAGTTGCGCTCAGCTGTTCTCTGACAACATGGTGTTGCAAAGAGGAATTGAAATGACAGTCTGGGGCACTTCCGCCGCTGGCGAAAAGATCAGTGTGAAACTGGATGGCTTGATGTCTTCTGCATTTGCCGACGAAAAAGGGAAATGGGAAGTAAAGCTACCTGCTCATGAGGCTGGTGGGCCCTACCAACTGGAGGTGGAAGGAGTAGATGAAAAACTGGCGTTTACCAATGTGCTTGTTGGCGATGTCTGGTTTGCTTCAGGTCAGTCGAATATGGAGCATCCCGTTGCCGGCTGGGAGTGGATACCGCATTCGGCGGTGAATAATTATGAGGAGGAGCTTACTGATACTAACTACCCAACTGTCAGACTATTCAAGGTGCCAAAAATGCCGTCTCCTGTTGAGCTGAGCGATTTTGAAGAATCGGCTTGGCAAGAGGCCAGCCCAGGGTCTGTAGCTGGTTTTTCCTCGACTGCATGGTTCTTCGCAAAGGAATTAAGCGGGGAGCTTAGTGTTCCGATAGGAGTCATCGACGGCTCCTGGGGAGGAACGCCCATCAAGTCATGGATGAGCAGGGAATCGGCCAGCCAATTCAAACAGGATCTTGAAATTCCTCCAGCACCGGACGACTTTAATGAAAGAGCTTGGCGGCAAGCAGAGTTAATTTCACTTGACAATACGCTTGCCAGAAGACTTGCCATTAGTTTTCCTAATGAGGATGACCTGTCCAAGACAGCGACTGAATACAATGATACCAACTGGGGTGTAACTAATCCACTCGAAGAAGGCACATATTACGAGAATGTAGTTTGGTTGAGGAAAGAAGTACAGGTTCCTGAAAAATTCACCAAAGGAGCGTTCAGGCTCTCATTGGGTTTTCTCAATCGGGAAAGTTGGATTTATCTAAACGGACAGGAACTTGGCTTTTTTTTGTACTCGCAACCTGTTGAAATGGGTATCCCGCCCGGATTGATCAAGCCCGGAAAAAATGTGGTAACGATTCGCATGGCCCAGCCTTTTGGTACGACCAAATTTATGGGGGATGCTGATGCCTATTTTCTCTCAACAGCAAAGGATAAGCTCTCTATTCCCCTGGCTGAGGATTGGCGATTTAAAAATGAGAAACTGCGGGATTTTGGTTATATCACAAGTCATCACAACCAAACTACTTACCTCTACAACGGCATGGTGGCACCAGCTATCCATTATGGCATTAAGGGGTTCATCTGGTACCAGGGGGAGTCTGATGCTGGTCACGCCGAACTGTATGGGGAAATGTTTCCGTCGCTCATTACTGACTGGCGAAAAAAATGGGGGCTTGGCGAGTTACCATTCTTGTTTGTCCAGATTACCACTACTGAGCAAACCCACGAGTTCAGTAAGCCAAACAGCTCCTGGAGCTATTTGCGGCAGGTGCAGAAGGAAACGCTGGCGCTGCCCAACACGGGCATGGTTGTATCCATTGACTTGGGCGATCCTTACGATGTTCATCCGAAGACCAAGCGTGAATTTGGCCGCAGGCTTGCATTGCAGGCCTTAGATGTAGCTTACGATAAGGCTCTTGTGGCCAACGGCCCGTCTTACGAATCGTACTCACTTGATGGCAATACTGTGGTAGTCCATTTTGGCGAAGCCATCGAACTGAAGAAAAATAAGGTTGGCCTTGGGGCGAGCTTTGAAATAGCAGGTGAAGACGGAAAGTTTGTCAGTGCGACAGGAAAGGTCAAAGGGAGCGATTTGCACATTTCATCAAGTGAGGTCAGCCAGCCGAAGGCAATCCGGTTCGACTGGAGCAACGACCCTGAATACTATATCATTAATAAAGCTGGACTTGCTGCTTCTCCGTTTGTGCTTGAGTTGAATAAGTGA
- a CDS encoding VOC family protein, translated as MQEQKIGHIVHFDLTVEDHEGVSEFYKEVVGWEKQGLDMGGYQDYVMKDKEGNFLSGVCKKAGGNANLPPYWLIYVKVEDLDTSMANCEKLGGKVIGEKRKFGENTFYCLIQDPAGAYMMLIN; from the coding sequence ATGCAAGAGCAAAAAATTGGACATATCGTGCACTTTGACCTGACAGTGGAAGACCACGAAGGTGTTAGCGAATTCTACAAAGAAGTGGTTGGTTGGGAAAAGCAGGGCCTCGACATGGGCGGCTACCAGGACTACGTGATGAAAGACAAAGAAGGCAACTTCCTGAGCGGCGTTTGCAAAAAGGCGGGAGGAAATGCCAACCTACCCCCCTACTGGCTGATTTATGTTAAAGTAGAAGACCTTGACACCAGCATGGCGAATTGTGAAAAGCTTGGCGGAAAAGTAATTGGAGAGAAAAGAAAATTTGGAGAGAACACCTTCTACTGCCTGATTCAGGACCCGGCTGGCGCTTATATGATGCTGATAAATTGA
- a CDS encoding DUF4199 domain-containing protein: MRKVIITYGLIAGAIVVVLMYLTMPIGKENGNYDLGMVLGYVSMIAALSMIFFGVKAFRDKYLDGSITFGKALLTGLAITLVAGIVYCIGWEIYYNTVAPDFMTDYTNFYIEKMKDEGASQAEIDEMTASMDAMAENYKNPVVRFGMTLLEIFPVGLVISLVCAALFRSKNFLPAAD, encoded by the coding sequence ATGAGAAAAGTAATTATTACCTACGGATTGATTGCAGGTGCCATTGTAGTGGTGCTTATGTACCTCACCATGCCTATTGGCAAGGAGAACGGAAACTACGACCTCGGCATGGTCCTCGGCTATGTGTCGATGATTGCGGCCTTGTCGATGATTTTCTTTGGCGTGAAGGCGTTTAGAGACAAATACCTGGACGGAAGTATCACCTTTGGAAAAGCCCTGTTAACAGGGCTGGCGATCACTCTCGTGGCAGGAATTGTGTATTGCATTGGCTGGGAAATATACTACAACACCGTTGCCCCCGACTTCATGACCGACTACACCAATTTCTACATCGAAAAAATGAAGGATGAAGGCGCCTCGCAGGCTGAAATTGATGAAATGACAGCTTCGATGGATGCTATGGCTGAAAACTACAAAAATCCAGTCGTTCGGTTTGGCATGACGTTATTGGAAATCTTCCCGGTAGGCCTGGTCATATCACTCGTATGCGCTGCGCTGTTTCGAAGCAAAAACTTCCTTCCTGCTGCTGATTAA
- a CDS encoding response regulator transcription factor, with the protein MTRTIVIYGLSMAALLFLLKMLEYRFFVRDLSLEIYVGAVALLFVLIGVWAGGKIIGKRRTTVIVQRKFHLNEDELRRLEISQRELQVLQLMAEGFSNQEIADKLFISLSTVKTHTANLFSKLDSRRRTQAVQKAKELSLIQ; encoded by the coding sequence ATGACCAGAACCATCGTCATATACGGTCTGAGCATGGCAGCGCTGCTATTCCTGCTGAAAATGCTGGAATACAGGTTCTTCGTAAGGGATCTGTCGCTTGAGATTTACGTTGGTGCTGTAGCCTTGCTTTTTGTATTGATCGGAGTTTGGGCTGGAGGAAAAATAATAGGCAAACGACGAACCACCGTTATCGTACAGCGAAAGTTTCACCTTAACGAGGACGAACTCAGGAGACTGGAGATCAGCCAGCGTGAGTTGCAAGTATTACAGTTAATGGCTGAAGGCTTCTCGAACCAGGAAATTGCCGACAAACTATTTATTTCCCTCAGCACAGTAAAAACTCATACCGCCAATCTATTTTCCAAACTAGACTCAAGGCGCCGGACGCAGGCTGTTCAAAAAGCAAAGGAGCTCAGCCTCATCCAGTAG
- a CDS encoding TetR/AcrR family transcriptional regulator, translating to MFVPLFKSIMGISERREREKEEMKELILKTANKLFAEHGFDKVSMRNIADAIEYSPTTIYLYFKDKNELFYALHLEGFRMLAYEFRPLLEVKDPMERMYQMGLRYIRFAIENPDYYQLMFLVKDPLCTTETDETWEAGHNAHAFLEQVVIECQEQGYLQGITMRAAALMIWSFVHGLVSLQICDRMKLYQEVEREQYITDAYEAFQLMIRNFKSVEK from the coding sequence ATGTTTGTTCCGTTATTTAAAAGTATCATGGGTATATCAGAGCGCAGAGAACGAGAGAAAGAAGAGATGAAGGAGTTGATTCTAAAAACGGCGAATAAGCTGTTTGCAGAACATGGTTTCGATAAAGTGAGCATGAGAAACATCGCCGATGCCATAGAGTACAGTCCCACGACCATTTATCTCTATTTCAAGGACAAGAATGAATTATTCTATGCTTTGCACCTTGAAGGCTTCAGGATGCTTGCATACGAGTTCAGGCCCTTATTGGAAGTGAAAGACCCAATGGAAAGAATGTATCAAATGGGTCTTCGGTATATCCGTTTTGCCATTGAAAACCCTGATTATTACCAGTTGATGTTCCTTGTGAAGGATCCTTTGTGTACCACCGAAACAGACGAAACCTGGGAGGCTGGTCACAATGCGCATGCCTTCCTTGAGCAAGTTGTTATTGAATGCCAGGAACAGGGGTATTTGCAGGGAATCACCATGAGGGCTGCGGCTTTGATGATCTGGAGTTTTGTCCATGGCCTTGTGTCACTTCAAATATGTGACAGAATGAAACTTTATCAGGAGGTGGAACGTGAACAGTACATCACTGATGCCTACGAGGCTTTCCAGTTGATGATTAGGAACTTTAAGTCGGTCGAAAAGTAG
- a CDS encoding TolC family protein, whose translation MYIKVTLLTSVLILMGMATSARQSEVTETGGVLDQYVAEALAANLTLKQENLAYEQSLQSLAQSKALFMPSAGISATYSLAQGGRKISFPIGDLLNPVYTTLNQLTDSQQFPQVNNEEIQFLPNRFHETKLRVVQPLFNSDIWYGYKAQQQMVTVQQAKRQAYETQLKGTVREAYFSYLQSVEAIRIYESSLNLLDEQVRVTQSFFDAQLVTKDAVYNAQLERSKMDTQLNDARKNEHLARAFFNFLLNKELDAEIEVDSQFSGDFALPQAIVENSGNLTELALQQRNELQQVQQAQEATNYLVKLNEANRIMPNLAVIGDLGYQGFDYKFNGDQQFSMLIFSLQWDLFKGGARKAKYQSAVLQKTTLETQEEQLKKQIELQVIQAYEEARSAANNLSSAEYALKTSESAFKITQSRFQQNQVLPLEFQQSQLNYTNARLSYSIAKYNLLKSVNEVDKVISSL comes from the coding sequence ATGTACATCAAAGTGACACTATTAACCAGCGTTTTGATTTTGATGGGTATGGCGACATCTGCCCGTCAAAGTGAGGTAACTGAGACAGGGGGAGTCCTGGATCAGTATGTGGCTGAGGCCCTTGCTGCCAACCTGACATTGAAACAGGAGAACCTGGCGTATGAACAGAGTCTTCAGAGTCTTGCACAATCAAAAGCACTTTTCATGCCTTCTGCGGGTATTAGCGCTACTTATTCGCTGGCGCAAGGGGGTAGGAAAATCAGCTTTCCCATTGGAGACCTGCTGAACCCAGTCTACACAACGCTGAACCAGTTGACCGATTCGCAGCAGTTTCCGCAGGTGAACAATGAGGAGATTCAGTTCCTGCCCAACCGCTTTCATGAAACCAAGCTACGGGTGGTTCAGCCGCTTTTCAATTCAGACATCTGGTATGGCTACAAGGCGCAGCAGCAAATGGTCACTGTGCAGCAGGCCAAAAGACAAGCTTATGAAACTCAGCTAAAAGGCACTGTGAGGGAGGCCTACTTCAGCTACCTTCAGTCTGTTGAGGCGATCAGAATTTATGAAAGCTCTTTGAACTTGCTCGATGAGCAGGTGCGTGTAACGCAAAGCTTTTTTGATGCACAGCTTGTGACCAAAGATGCGGTGTATAATGCCCAACTGGAAAGAAGCAAAATGGACACCCAGCTAAACGATGCCAGAAAAAATGAGCATTTGGCAAGGGCCTTCTTCAATTTTTTACTTAACAAAGAGCTTGATGCAGAGATTGAGGTAGACTCTCAATTTTCGGGTGATTTTGCATTGCCTCAGGCAATAGTCGAGAATAGCGGCAATCTTACGGAGCTCGCTTTGCAGCAGCGAAACGAACTGCAGCAGGTACAGCAGGCCCAGGAGGCGACTAATTACCTCGTCAAGCTGAACGAAGCCAACCGGATCATGCCCAACCTGGCCGTAATAGGTGATTTGGGCTACCAGGGATTTGACTACAAATTCAACGGCGATCAGCAGTTCAGCATGCTCATTTTCAGCCTGCAGTGGGATCTTTTTAAGGGGGGAGCCCGCAAGGCAAAATACCAGTCGGCAGTGTTGCAGAAAACAACGCTCGAAACCCAGGAAGAACAGCTGAAAAAGCAGATAGAACTACAGGTGATTCAGGCATACGAGGAGGCCCGCTCGGCAGCTAACAACCTTTCCAGTGCTGAGTACGCATTGAAAACCTCGGAAAGTGCTTTTAAAATCACACAGTCGAGGTTCCAGCAAAACCAGGTACTGCCGCTGGAGTTCCAGCAATCGCAACTGAACTACACAAACGCCCGCCTGAGCTACAGCATCGCCAAATACAACCTGCTCAAGAGCGTAAATGAAGTCGATAAAGTAATTAGCAGCTTATAG
- a CDS encoding efflux RND transporter periplasmic adaptor subunit, whose amino-acid sequence MKNFITPTIIILSAWVLSACTQNKASEMQIDKNVVAVRLDSVKSEKVAKPVRTSGLVSSETESTLAFKTGGIIQRTYVKVGDRVKKDQLLASLNLTEIQAQVVQAKNGLEKATRDLERFKGLLADSAATLEQFQNITTVYENAKESYSIVSYNLTNSQIRAGFDGVVLKKWANEGEMISGGNPVFSLSARNQSTWVLKAGVADRDWARLNIGDKAVVHFDHLGDQVVEASVIRLAQGADPMNGTYQAELQLEVGKDQLLANGLVGSVVISPSKTHQVNLIPIESIIEGNGSQAFVYVPAKGNTVKKQPVSVAYFTEKDVAISSGLEHTAQVVSAGSAYLNEASTIMVVQ is encoded by the coding sequence ATGAAGAATTTCATTACTCCAACAATCATTATTCTGTCTGCATGGGTGCTGTCTGCCTGCACGCAGAACAAAGCATCTGAGATGCAAATAGACAAAAATGTGGTGGCGGTTCGCCTCGACAGTGTTAAGTCAGAGAAGGTGGCCAAGCCGGTTCGCACCAGTGGTTTGGTTTCCTCTGAAACGGAAAGCACGCTGGCGTTCAAAACGGGAGGCATCATTCAGAGAACCTATGTAAAAGTGGGTGATCGGGTAAAAAAGGATCAGCTTCTGGCTTCACTAAACCTTACCGAAATCCAGGCTCAGGTGGTGCAGGCTAAAAATGGCCTTGAAAAAGCCACCAGAGACCTTGAGCGTTTCAAAGGACTGTTGGCTGACTCAGCGGCTACGCTGGAGCAATTCCAAAACATCACCACTGTTTATGAAAATGCAAAGGAGAGCTACAGCATTGTCTCTTATAACCTTACTAACTCCCAAATCAGGGCTGGCTTTGATGGCGTAGTGCTAAAAAAATGGGCCAACGAAGGCGAGATGATCAGTGGTGGCAATCCAGTCTTTTCGCTTAGTGCCAGGAACCAGTCGACCTGGGTGCTAAAGGCGGGTGTGGCCGACAGGGATTGGGCCAGGCTTAACATCGGAGACAAAGCGGTTGTGCATTTCGACCACCTGGGAGACCAGGTCGTTGAAGCTTCCGTCATCAGGTTGGCGCAGGGGGCCGATCCAATGAATGGCACCTATCAGGCGGAACTTCAGCTGGAAGTTGGAAAAGATCAGTTACTAGCCAATGGCCTTGTGGGGAGTGTTGTGATTTCTCCTTCAAAAACCCATCAGGTAAACCTGATACCGATCGAATCGATTATAGAAGGAAACGGCAGCCAGGCTTTTGTTTATGTGCCTGCAAAGGGCAATACGGTTAAAAAGCAGCCTGTGAGCGTTGCCTATTTTACCGAAAAGGATGTGGCTATCAGCAGCGGTCTGGAGCATACTGCTCAGGTAGTTTCGGCTGGATCTGCCTACCTCAATGAGGCGTCAACCATCATGGTAGTTCAATAA